A window of the Miscanthus floridulus cultivar M001 chromosome 14, ASM1932011v1, whole genome shotgun sequence genome harbors these coding sequences:
- the LOC136503312 gene encoding LOW QUALITY PROTEIN: uncharacterized protein (The sequence of the model RefSeq protein was modified relative to this genomic sequence to represent the inferred CDS: inserted 2 bases in 1 codon) yields the protein MGSILTKVDEAVNAVSPLGAVTRLQEVGREEAALLSSSGDSFPGSGHRPENRKTWMEGLGPNNVRVHQVVWPGTHDSATNGIGIDLITRPFAQCQTLSVYEQLATGCRVLDVRVQEDRRVCHGIVTXVDVVLDDVKRFLAETNSEIIILEMRTEFGKQDPAGFDQFLVDRLGDHLIWQDDQVFNKTIAELLPRRVICVWKPSQSPAPNPGGLLWSAGYLRDDWIDTDMPKTKFDSNLSSLSRQPPVSGRKWYRVENTATPKGDNVYVSSAVEPVTRRIHRFARLFISQVFAKGHGDKLQVLSTDFIDEDFVDACVGVTWSRLA from the exons ATGGGTTCGATCTTGACCAAGGTCGACGAGGCTGTCAATGCCGTCAGTCCCCTCGGCGCCGTGACACGCTTGCAGGAAGTCGGCAGAGAGGAGGCGGCGCTGCTCTCGTCGTCAGGCGACTCGTTCCCAGGGTCGGGACACCGGCCGGAGAACCGCAAGACGTGGATGGAAGGCCTTGGACCCAACAACGTGCGTGTGCACCAGGTGGTGTGGCCGGGCACACACGACTCGGCTACCAACGGCATCGGCATCGACCTCATCACCCGGCCCTTCGCGCAGTGCCAGACGCTGTCCGTCTACGAGCAGCTCGCCACGGGGTGCCGGGTCCTCGACGTGCGCGTCCAGGAGGACCGCCGCGTCTGCCACGGGATCGTCAC CGTCGACGTCGTGCTGGACGACGTCAAGAGGTTCCTGGCCGAGACAAACTCGGAGATCATCATCCTCGAGATGCGCACCGAGTTTGGCAAGCAAGACCCGGCGGGGTTCGATCAGTTCCTCGTCGACAGGCTCGGCGACCACCTGATCTGGCAGGACGACCAAGTGTTCAACAAGACCATCGCCGAGCTGCTCCCCAGGCGGGTCATCTGCGTGTGGAAACCGAGCCAGTCGCCGGCTCCCAACCCCGGCGGCCTCCTGTGGAGCGCAGGGTACCTCAGGGACGACTGGATCGACACGGACATGCCCAAGACCAAGTTCGACAGCAACCTCAGCTCGCTGAGCCGGCAGCCTCCGGTGTCCGGGAGGAAGTGGTACCGGGTGGAGAACACGGCAACGCCTAAGGGCGACAACGTGTACGTGTCCTCGGCTGTTGAGCCGGTGACGCGGCGGATCCACAGGTTCGCGCGGCTCTTCATCTCCCAGGTGTTTGCCAAGGGCCATGGCGACAAGCTGCAGGTCTTGTCCACGGACTTCATCGACGAGGACTTCGTCGACGCCTGCGTCGGCGTGACTTGGTCGCGTCTTGCTTGA